The following are encoded together in the Thermomicrobiales bacterium genome:
- a CDS encoding FTR1 family protein: MARVISAFGILGLVVLTVLSACIPAAAQEPGATPSLLAHDLNSGVFTAQSQLLLGNQDAAYAGLDEADAALAALAPMIANDPEIQAELSGYLSDARTAVGDEDNVALAVAKGSISTGLLRAAYQETILAVQGGDLDTAAAWLLVREYRPTTKFSRPNAKATTALEELRSGNITTEDAVVAISADLLDAYQGQLDAFVADAVQAEKSGYAVSQAESAARANGYWQIVAPAYETQNGAEARAAVDQTFAALVATSISGETEAFEKSVADAQTVLAQFRAAPMTDAEQSERAHQLIQFLGLIPVEYKRGVSGTEVKIPLEIEEAKAFSEAATAAFADIRPALNQLDPVATSRIAEALRTLDEQVSEARAKTNVVEAGVIEDAVKSLEEQLRQIYPTEWNESSSTADFDVVSTLLEQVLAATAAGQYQQAESARLQAYAVFETGPEKHLLGFAPRLAQETEALFWTGNGDTRGLQVAIDDHAPVAEIQTILAELQKTLEEGKQRLGADRPGDASIIFNSATIVFREGLEGILILASLLASMIGANRIYKKPLVVGAFGAFVATAVLFFLARTVLVSLGQYGEKLEAIVSLIAIAVLLIVMNWFFHKVYWTKWIAHHHQKRRMLIGGAAGQFLGLALLGFTSVFREGAETVLFLQAMVLDAGTWTVLKGVALGLAGVAVVGALVFFMQAKLPHKKMLIVTGFMIAFVLVTMVGNTVHVLQVVGWMPITPIENLVLPYWTGVWLGLYATWEGIIAQLIAIIFVFGSYFAAEWSHDRSQRARLEASMSAQAGSGVLSPET; the protein is encoded by the coding sequence ATGGCACGCGTGATCAGCGCATTCGGAATCCTCGGTCTGGTCGTTCTGACCGTTCTTTCCGCATGCATTCCAGCCGCCGCTCAGGAACCGGGTGCGACCCCGTCGCTCCTGGCGCACGACCTGAACAGCGGTGTTTTTACCGCCCAATCGCAGCTGCTCCTTGGCAATCAGGACGCTGCGTATGCTGGTCTCGACGAAGCAGACGCGGCTCTGGCTGCGCTTGCCCCGATGATTGCCAACGACCCGGAGATCCAGGCAGAACTTAGCGGCTATCTCTCCGATGCGCGTACCGCGGTAGGGGACGAGGACAATGTGGCCCTGGCGGTCGCCAAAGGAAGCATTTCCACTGGCTTGCTGCGCGCCGCCTATCAGGAGACCATCCTGGCGGTCCAGGGCGGCGATCTCGACACGGCCGCCGCGTGGCTGCTGGTGCGCGAGTACCGTCCGACGACCAAGTTCTCTCGACCCAACGCCAAGGCCACCACAGCCCTGGAGGAACTGCGTTCTGGCAACATCACCACCGAGGACGCCGTCGTTGCGATCTCTGCCGACTTGCTCGACGCCTATCAGGGACAGCTCGACGCGTTCGTAGCCGACGCCGTCCAGGCCGAGAAGAGCGGCTATGCGGTCAGTCAGGCCGAATCAGCCGCGCGTGCGAATGGCTATTGGCAGATTGTCGCTCCCGCGTACGAAACACAGAATGGCGCCGAGGCTCGCGCCGCGGTCGACCAGACCTTCGCTGCTCTGGTTGCCACTTCGATCTCCGGAGAAACCGAAGCCTTCGAGAAGAGCGTCGCCGATGCGCAAACGGTGCTCGCCCAGTTTCGCGCCGCGCCGATGACGGACGCCGAGCAATCCGAGCGTGCCCACCAGCTCATCCAGTTCCTGGGACTCATTCCGGTCGAATACAAGCGAGGCGTGAGCGGCACCGAGGTCAAGATCCCACTGGAGATCGAAGAGGCCAAGGCATTCTCGGAGGCCGCGACGGCCGCATTCGCCGATATCCGTCCGGCGCTCAACCAGCTCGACCCGGTGGCCACGAGCCGGATTGCCGAGGCGCTGCGTACCCTCGACGAGCAGGTGTCCGAGGCACGAGCCAAGACGAATGTCGTCGAAGCGGGCGTGATCGAAGATGCGGTGAAGTCGCTCGAAGAGCAATTGCGCCAGATCTACCCGACCGAATGGAATGAATCGTCCAGTACGGCCGATTTCGACGTCGTCTCCACGTTGCTCGAGCAGGTGCTGGCCGCGACGGCGGCTGGGCAGTACCAGCAGGCCGAGTCGGCTCGGCTGCAGGCGTATGCCGTATTCGAGACCGGGCCGGAAAAGCACCTGCTCGGATTCGCTCCCCGGCTGGCGCAGGAAACCGAGGCGCTCTTCTGGACTGGCAACGGTGACACGCGGGGATTGCAAGTCGCGATCGACGACCATGCGCCGGTTGCCGAGATTCAAACCATCCTGGCCGAGTTGCAGAAGACACTCGAGGAAGGGAAACAACGCCTCGGCGCGGACCGTCCCGGCGACGCCTCGATCATCTTCAATTCCGCCACTATCGTGTTCCGGGAAGGACTGGAAGGCATCCTGATCCTTGCATCGCTTCTGGCGAGCATGATCGGCGCGAACCGCATCTACAAGAAACCGCTCGTGGTAGGGGCGTTTGGCGCGTTTGTCGCAACGGCGGTTCTCTTCTTCCTGGCCCGAACCGTGCTCGTTTCGCTTGGACAGTACGGGGAAAAGCTGGAAGCGATCGTTTCCTTGATCGCCATTGCGGTCTTGCTCATCGTGATGAACTGGTTTTTCCACAAGGTCTACTGGACCAAGTGGATCGCGCATCACCACCAGAAACGGCGCATGCTCATTGGCGGCGCGGCTGGTCAGTTCCTTGGATTGGCGCTGCTTGGATTCACCAGTGTCTTCCGGGAAGGGGCGGAAACAGTGCTCTTCCTGCAAGCGATGGTGCTCGATGCCGGCACCTGGACGGTCTTGAAGGGCGTGGCGCTCGGGCTGGCAGGCGTGGCTGTGGTTGGCGCGTTGGTCTTCTTCATGCAGGCCAAGTTGCCGCACAAGAAGATGCTCATCGTGACTGGTTTCATGATCGCCTTCGTGCTGGTCACCATGGTGGGCAATACGGTGCACGTTCTGCAGGTCGTCGGTTGGATGCCGATCACGCCCATCGAGAATCTGGTGCTGCCGTACTGGACCGGTGTCTGGCTTGGGCTGTATGCGACCTGGGAAGGGATCATCGCCCAGCTCATCGCGATCATCTTCGTCTTCGGTTCCTATTTCGCCGCTGAGTGGTCGCACGATCGCTCGCAGCGCGCCAGGCTGGAAGCGTCCATGTCGGCCCAGGCCGGGTCCGGAGTCCTGAGCCCGGAGACCTGA
- a CDS encoding M28 family metallopeptidase, translating into MSERIPPGKTPPPGKVPPRKKSPSGSNATRRPANTPAPGKVPPSVARRGQRSRPSGVLLAGIAGIFGILLVAIAVWVTRGGAEPPPEVAQSLKETPSGVVDVDATTVPPTPIPSPTFPPEDTPTVGPTQPEGVCNPLCLARMPAGPETDAFLAEFGAKPTYEHDAHTWLSLDNRMLAQLEQEGREFTLVEGVADTARLYVMRLPEGVDRSWVDDMGTVVDGADNQFIVDIPGPPPYVRDLIDMGISIEKLPPLLPVISPKTDKPEISDPGAPAESVSVQQLKQRIIDLQAMGSADGELGSREYSQPGNVQTAEYIYRRLASYGLNVWYEDFIGDNGRLLLNVVGEIPGADPSKIYLMTAHFDTVADDTKNPVLAPGALDNGTGVAVLLETARALSDYQLQHPVHFAFFNAEEYAMQGAHAFALHATTVESRQYAGAFNVDSVGASLQQNQLYVNAANTASAYLSSLLADVNDRWGLGVAVWPSTSDKIKADEQELNNFGIPAVMVGAVLYGDPMINKSTDTIEQIDMWYLQAVGQLMTIAMSTLVMQGT; encoded by the coding sequence GTGTCTGAACGCATCCCGCCGGGGAAAACGCCGCCCCCCGGCAAAGTCCCTCCGCGCAAGAAATCGCCGAGCGGGTCGAATGCGACCAGGCGGCCGGCAAACACGCCAGCACCCGGGAAAGTTCCGCCGTCGGTCGCTCGTCGCGGCCAGCGATCACGCCCGTCCGGAGTGCTGCTGGCTGGCATCGCCGGTATCTTTGGCATTCTCCTGGTCGCCATCGCGGTTTGGGTGACAAGGGGCGGCGCCGAACCGCCGCCCGAAGTGGCGCAAAGCCTGAAGGAGACGCCATCGGGCGTCGTCGATGTCGATGCGACCACCGTGCCGCCTACGCCAATCCCATCGCCCACGTTTCCACCGGAGGACACTCCCACGGTTGGCCCCACGCAGCCCGAGGGCGTCTGCAATCCGCTCTGCCTGGCGCGCATGCCGGCTGGACCGGAGACCGACGCGTTCCTGGCCGAGTTCGGAGCCAAACCGACCTACGAGCACGATGCCCATACCTGGTTGAGTCTCGACAACCGCATGCTCGCCCAACTGGAGCAGGAAGGGCGGGAGTTCACGTTGGTCGAAGGGGTTGCTGACACCGCGCGGCTGTACGTCATGCGTTTGCCCGAGGGCGTCGATCGTTCGTGGGTGGACGATATGGGCACCGTGGTCGACGGGGCGGACAATCAGTTCATTGTCGATATTCCCGGGCCGCCGCCGTATGTCCGCGATTTGATCGACATGGGCATCTCCATCGAGAAGCTGCCGCCACTCTTGCCAGTCATTTCACCGAAGACCGACAAACCGGAGATTTCCGATCCGGGGGCGCCCGCCGAGAGTGTGAGCGTGCAGCAGCTCAAGCAGCGCATCATCGATTTGCAGGCGATGGGGTCGGCAGACGGCGAGCTCGGAAGCCGGGAGTACTCCCAGCCGGGCAATGTCCAAACCGCGGAGTACATCTATCGTCGCCTCGCCAGCTATGGACTGAATGTCTGGTATGAGGATTTCATCGGCGACAACGGGCGCCTGCTGCTCAATGTGGTGGGGGAGATTCCCGGCGCAGATCCCAGCAAGATCTATCTCATGACCGCGCATTTCGACACTGTCGCCGATGACACGAAGAACCCCGTGCTCGCTCCGGGCGCGCTCGACAATGGCACGGGAGTGGCCGTCTTGCTGGAAACAGCGCGGGCGCTCTCGGACTATCAGTTGCAGCATCCGGTGCATTTCGCGTTCTTCAACGCCGAGGAATACGCCATGCAGGGTGCGCATGCTTTTGCTCTGCACGCCACCACGGTCGAATCCCGCCAGTATGCGGGCGCGTTCAATGTCGATTCGGTTGGCGCGTCGTTGCAGCAGAACCAGCTCTATGTGAATGCCGCCAACACCGCCTCAGCCTATCTCTCGAGTCTGCTCGCCGATGTCAACGACCGTTGGGGGCTTGGGGTCGCCGTTTGGCCATCGACCAGCGACAAGATCAAAGCCGACGAACAAGAGCTCAACAACTTTGGCATTCCGGCGGTGATGGTGGGCGCCGTGCTGTACGGCGATCCGATGATCAACAAGTCGACCGATACCATCGAGCAGATCGACATGTGGTACCTGCAAGCAGTGGGGCAACTGATGACTATTGCCATGTCCACGCTCGTCATGCAGGGAACCTGA
- a CDS encoding MFS transporter: MLSLVAFNLRTGLIGVGPLLPDVTENLHLSHTESSLLVALPTALMGLAALPGGRLVDRFGARAILTTGLALVALAGGLRAAANAFPMLVLFTAFFGIGIGIAQPGLPRLGLALYPRNAGLATGVYAGGFFLGSVVASFLTPVLMDFSDDASRWRIPLAVWGGVAGIGLAIWVVGLRYWSVPATQATASGAPSPSVGALARWSPWRDRKVWIVTLIFSGQGLAYYLLLAWLPSVYQDDGLSGDTAGILFALYNISTFPAMVGLPLLSDRIGSRKIPTMLASVTLLLGTAGLAMAPTASGVMWIWPVLSGFGVAGLFGMGLLMPVDVAPPGKTGLAAGMVLCVGYLASAAGPVIGGAIKDATGSFERALLLLPVLAIGMIVVSLFAPRPFESRRQENDELPAS, encoded by the coding sequence TTGTTGAGCCTGGTCGCGTTCAATCTGCGAACCGGATTGATAGGCGTCGGGCCGCTCCTGCCCGACGTGACCGAAAACCTGCATCTCTCTCACACCGAAAGCAGCCTGCTGGTCGCATTGCCCACCGCGTTGATGGGGCTTGCCGCGTTGCCAGGCGGGCGACTGGTCGATCGGTTCGGCGCGCGCGCCATTTTGACGACCGGGTTGGCGTTGGTGGCGCTTGCCGGCGGACTCCGGGCGGCAGCAAACGCATTTCCGATGCTCGTGCTGTTCACCGCTTTCTTCGGAATCGGAATCGGTATAGCACAACCGGGCCTTCCTCGGCTGGGTTTGGCCCTCTATCCCCGGAATGCCGGGCTCGCCACCGGGGTCTATGCGGGCGGCTTCTTTCTTGGTTCGGTGGTGGCATCGTTCCTCACCCCGGTGCTGATGGACTTCTCCGACGATGCATCGCGCTGGCGTATTCCGCTTGCGGTCTGGGGCGGCGTGGCCGGAATTGGCCTCGCCATATGGGTCGTTGGGTTGCGTTACTGGTCGGTTCCCGCGACCCAGGCAACTGCGTCCGGGGCGCCCTCTCCATCGGTCGGCGCATTGGCTCGCTGGAGCCCCTGGCGCGACCGCAAGGTCTGGATCGTGACCCTCATCTTCTCAGGGCAGGGACTCGCGTATTACCTGTTGCTTGCGTGGCTCCCCTCGGTCTACCAGGACGACGGTCTCTCCGGGGATACCGCTGGAATCCTCTTCGCGCTTTACAACATTTCGACCTTCCCTGCGATGGTGGGCTTGCCGCTCCTCTCGGACCGGATCGGCTCGCGCAAGATCCCCACGATGCTGGCATCGGTGACGCTGCTGCTCGGGACGGCCGGACTCGCTATGGCCCCGACGGCGTCCGGCGTCATGTGGATCTGGCCAGTGCTGAGCGGATTCGGTGTCGCCGGGCTCTTTGGAATGGGACTGCTGATGCCGGTGGACGTTGCGCCACCTGGCAAGACCGGACTCGCCGCCGGGATGGTGCTGTGCGTGGGGTACCTTGCCTCGGCAGCTGGCCCGGTGATTGGCGGGGCAATCAAGGACGCGACTGGGTCGTTCGAACGAGCGCTGCTCTTGCTCCCGGTGCTTGCGATTGGAATGATTGTCGTCAGCCTCTTCGCGCCGCGCCCATTCGAATCCCGAAGGCAGGAAAACGACGAACTGCCGGCCAGTTAG
- a CDS encoding 2-oxoglutarate dehydrogenase E1 component, translating into MSDIAAFYGPNAGYVLELYEQYLEDPDSVGPRWQTYFAEFKPELPVSANGHAVVATAPVAPAANLEKVVAAAALAQAIREYGHLDANIDPLGRPVAENLDLELSTYDLTEADLRALPAMVVGGDVAIDSANAADALQKLRDIYTGSTGFDFDHVHLPAERAWLTEAVESQRFAQPMERSARRALLRRLTDVEAFERFLHQTYLGQKRFSIEGTDMLVPMLDEIVLAAAGDGVREVIFGMAHRGRLNVMTHVLGKPYQAIIAAFEGAKWRPKQDENDPAQQFSGDVKYHLGARLLRGEQGHMVEVPLALAPNPSHLEAVNPVVEGMVRALQDVTDKPGKPVRDNKAGMAILIHGDAAFPGQGVVAETLNLSALPGYTTGGTIHIIANNQVGFTTSPSDSRSTRYAGDLAKGFEIPVLHVNADDPEACLAAVRMAIEYRDTFGKDFLVDLVGYRRWGHNEGDEPSFTQPEMYKIIDKHPTVRELFARQLAEEGAVAAGEADTMLQSALDHLAGIRRSVTDGTANLNEDVPPPPPRRGVDTGVPEETLLEYHRDLHAVPAGFAITPKLARQWERRARILDTPDGKIDWAHAEALAFAAILADGTPIRLTGQDSERGTFSQRHLVLHGVDGSTFTPLTALPAANASFAVYNSPLSEEACVGFEYGYSVQAPGRLVLWEGQFGDFANGAQVMLDQFISAARTKWRVEPSLVMLLPHGYEGQGPEHSSARLERYLQLFAQDNIRVVNATTSAQYFHLLRRQAALLISDPRPLIVMTPKSLLRNPAAASELSQLITGTFRTVLDDPINTETDSVTRLVLCSGKVGVDLDASPLRAETRNVAVARVEQLAPFPKTYLGKTLALYPNLQEIVWLQEEPKNMGAWTYINDKLREISNGVPVSYIGRPERASPAEGAADLHAAEQKRVVEAAFTGAPTAKTSKSIGSSRKTAANGHSENGESVKPAEKKPARSRS; encoded by the coding sequence ATGTCCGACATCGCAGCGTTTTACGGGCCGAACGCCGGCTACGTGTTGGAGCTCTACGAGCAGTACCTCGAGGATCCCGATTCGGTCGGCCCTCGCTGGCAGACCTACTTTGCTGAGTTCAAACCTGAACTTCCTGTTTCGGCCAATGGCCATGCTGTCGTGGCAACCGCGCCAGTTGCGCCCGCTGCCAATCTGGAGAAGGTGGTGGCCGCGGCAGCGCTTGCCCAGGCGATTCGCGAGTATGGCCATCTCGACGCCAATATCGATCCGCTCGGGCGTCCTGTCGCGGAGAACCTCGATCTCGAGCTTTCGACGTACGACCTGACCGAGGCCGATTTGCGCGCGCTGCCGGCCATGGTCGTCGGTGGCGACGTGGCGATCGACAGCGCGAATGCCGCTGATGCCCTGCAGAAACTGCGTGACATCTACACCGGCTCGACCGGATTCGATTTCGACCATGTTCATTTGCCGGCCGAGCGCGCCTGGCTGACCGAAGCGGTCGAGTCGCAACGTTTCGCCCAACCGATGGAGCGTTCGGCGCGCCGGGCGCTTCTGCGCCGGCTGACGGATGTCGAGGCCTTCGAGCGCTTCCTGCACCAGACCTATCTGGGGCAGAAGCGCTTTTCTATCGAAGGAACCGACATGCTGGTGCCCATGCTGGACGAAATCGTCCTGGCAGCCGCGGGCGACGGCGTGCGGGAAGTCATCTTCGGCATGGCCCATCGTGGCCGCCTGAACGTGATGACCCACGTGCTCGGGAAGCCGTATCAGGCCATCATCGCGGCGTTCGAAGGCGCCAAGTGGCGTCCGAAGCAGGACGAGAACGACCCCGCCCAGCAGTTCTCTGGCGATGTGAAATACCACCTCGGCGCGCGCTTGCTTCGCGGCGAACAGGGCCACATGGTCGAGGTGCCGCTGGCGCTCGCCCCGAACCCCAGTCATCTCGAAGCGGTCAACCCCGTGGTCGAGGGCATGGTCCGCGCGTTGCAGGATGTCACCGACAAGCCAGGCAAACCGGTGCGGGACAACAAAGCGGGCATGGCCATTCTCATCCATGGCGATGCGGCCTTCCCCGGACAGGGTGTGGTGGCGGAAACGCTCAATCTCTCGGCGCTGCCTGGATACACCACCGGTGGCACGATTCACATCATCGCCAACAACCAGGTCGGGTTCACGACATCGCCCAGCGACTCCCGTTCCACCCGATACGCAGGCGACCTCGCCAAAGGCTTCGAGATTCCGGTGTTGCATGTCAATGCCGATGATCCGGAAGCCTGCCTGGCGGCTGTCCGCATGGCGATCGAGTATCGAGACACATTCGGCAAGGACTTCCTGGTCGATCTGGTCGGCTACCGCCGTTGGGGTCACAACGAAGGCGATGAGCCATCGTTCACCCAGCCGGAGATGTACAAGATCATCGACAAGCATCCAACGGTGCGTGAGCTCTTCGCGCGCCAATTGGCGGAGGAGGGTGCGGTCGCTGCGGGCGAAGCCGACACCATGCTCCAGAGCGCGCTCGATCACCTGGCCGGCATTCGCCGCTCGGTTACCGACGGCACCGCGAACCTGAACGAGGATGTGCCACCGCCCCCGCCACGCCGCGGCGTCGACACCGGCGTTCCGGAAGAGACGCTGCTCGAATACCATCGCGATCTTCATGCCGTGCCAGCGGGCTTTGCGATCACACCGAAGCTTGCCCGCCAGTGGGAGCGCCGCGCGCGAATCCTGGACACCCCGGACGGCAAGATCGACTGGGCGCATGCCGAGGCGCTCGCGTTTGCGGCCATCCTTGCGGACGGAACGCCCATTCGCCTGACTGGCCAGGACTCCGAGCGAGGAACGTTCAGTCAGCGCCATCTCGTGCTGCACGGCGTCGACGGGTCGACCTTTACTCCTCTGACCGCGCTTCCCGCGGCGAACGCGTCCTTTGCGGTCTATAACAGCCCGCTTTCGGAAGAAGCGTGCGTCGGTTTCGAGTACGGCTATAGCGTGCAGGCTCCGGGACGGCTGGTGCTGTGGGAGGGTCAGTTTGGCGATTTCGCCAACGGCGCCCAGGTGATGCTCGATCAGTTCATCAGCGCCGCCCGCACCAAGTGGCGGGTCGAACCCTCGCTGGTGATGCTCCTTCCGCATGGCTATGAAGGTCAGGGGCCGGAACACTCCAGCGCCCGGCTCGAGCGTTACTTGCAGCTCTTCGCACAAGACAACATCCGCGTGGTGAACGCGACCACCTCGGCGCAGTACTTCCACCTGCTGAGGCGACAGGCGGCGCTGCTCATTTCCGATCCACGCCCGCTTATCGTGATGACGCCGAAGAGCCTCTTGCGCAATCCGGCGGCGGCATCGGAGTTGTCGCAACTTATCACCGGTACGTTCCGCACCGTGCTCGATGATCCCATCAACACGGAAACCGATTCGGTGACCCGGCTGGTGCTCTGCTCCGGCAAGGTCGGCGTCGATCTCGATGCCAGCCCCCTCCGCGCCGAGACCAGAAACGTGGCCGTTGCGCGGGTCGAGCAGCTTGCTCCCTTCCCGAAGACGTATCTGGGCAAGACGTTGGCGCTCTACCCGAACCTGCAAGAGATCGTTTGGCTCCAGGAAGAACCGAAGAACATGGGCGCCTGGACCTATATCAACGACAAGCTGCGTGAGATCAGCAACGGCGTGCCGGTGAGCTACATCGGCCGTCCGGAGCGTGCCAGCCCAGCCGAAGGCGCGGCTGATCTGCACGCGGCCGAGCAGAAGCGCGTGGTCGAAGCGGCCTTTACGGGAGCGCCGACTGCCAAGACGAGCAAGAGCATCGGCAGCAGCCGCAAGACCGCTGCCAACGGACATTCGGAAAACGGCGAATCGGTGAAACCCGCCGAGAAGAAGCCAGCCAGAAGCAGGAGTTAA
- a CDS encoding proline racemase family protein, with amino-acid sequence MRFDRMITAVEAHAGGEPGRVITGGIIDVPGATMFAKMQHLQQHRDEIRKLMLREPRGYPGLCCNILLPPTEPSADAGFVIMEQVEYPPMSGSNTICVTTVLLEAGILPMHEPETRLTLEAPAGLIDVVATCANGKVTGVTFQNRPAFAAYLDTEIDVPTLGRIVVDVAYGGMWYVIVDASQVGLEIVPAKGADIVRLGELIKGAAREQLPAVHPENPDIAGISILEFTAPPTLPGADAKNTVVISTGSFDWDDPSTWTGVLDRSACGTGTCARMAVMHAKGQLSLDQDFVHESIMGTTFTGRLIEECTVGPYSAVVPTITGQAWIYGLSTYLVDPSDPFQEGFTIGDLWGGVD; translated from the coding sequence ATGCGATTCGACCGCATGATCACTGCCGTGGAAGCGCATGCCGGTGGAGAGCCGGGGCGGGTCATCACCGGTGGGATCATCGATGTCCCGGGCGCAACCATGTTCGCCAAGATGCAGCATCTGCAGCAGCATCGGGACGAGATCCGCAAGCTGATGCTGCGCGAGCCGCGTGGCTACCCGGGACTCTGCTGCAACATCCTGTTGCCACCTACGGAACCCAGCGCTGACGCCGGGTTCGTGATCATGGAGCAGGTCGAGTATCCGCCCATGTCGGGCTCGAACACCATTTGCGTGACCACCGTGCTGCTGGAAGCGGGCATTCTTCCAATGCACGAACCCGAAACCCGTCTCACACTGGAAGCCCCGGCTGGATTGATCGACGTGGTGGCGACCTGCGCGAACGGCAAGGTCACCGGAGTCACGTTTCAGAATCGGCCGGCATTTGCCGCGTATCTGGATACCGAGATCGACGTCCCCACGCTCGGCCGGATCGTGGTGGATGTGGCCTATGGAGGCATGTGGTACGTCATCGTCGATGCCTCACAGGTTGGCCTGGAGATCGTTCCTGCAAAGGGCGCCGACATCGTGCGGCTCGGAGAGTTGATCAAGGGAGCTGCCCGCGAACAGCTCCCGGCCGTCCATCCGGAGAACCCGGATATTGCCGGAATCAGCATTCTCGAGTTCACCGCTCCCCCGACGTTGCCAGGCGCCGATGCAAAGAACACGGTCGTCATTTCGACTGGCTCGTTCGATTGGGACGATCCTTCGACCTGGACCGGCGTGCTCGACCGGTCCGCTTGCGGCACGGGCACGTGCGCGCGCATGGCGGTCATGCACGCCAAGGGCCAACTCTCGCTCGATCAGGACTTCGTCCACGAGAGCATCATGGGCACTACGTTCACCGGCCGCCTGATCGAAGAGTGCACGGTTGGCCCATACTCCGCGGTCGTCCCGACCATCACGGGGCAGGCCTGGATCTATGGCCTTTCGACCTACCTGGTCGACCCCTCCGATCCGTTCCAGGAGGGATTCACGATTGGTGATCTTTGGGGCGGTGTCGATTAG
- a CDS encoding imelysin family protein: MSRFRRLGAGIALTLVTTLSFVPIVSAQEATPDVAPVAVEDLELSGIKTYLTEHVDAVVAGNAILLEMAQRYYELAEASNFDYQAMWDQSGSALAADIEQAREVWITQSSGNYELSEGIVAGVPSLTYYDLLLDAGPSGEEDPANALDNEVTLPDGTVLSRPGSFYHHLTEPALWGTDPEHVGLAVDFDGNGTIEIGEALPDANFLLGTMQGLNQAGLDLQAAVSEWTPNPQDAFTALLTMVPTMNGYFDDWKNSPFILGQDSTAESFVAVSRLVDVAGILNGLLVTYDNVKPAVVTVNPELAAQIDTGLDEMMAFVTDIHAQEDSGTRFTPEQADIFAGQIEEMSAAVAGQVTQAMALLGIEPAS; encoded by the coding sequence ATGTCGAGGTTTCGCCGGCTTGGCGCCGGGATCGCGTTGACGCTGGTCACTACGTTGTCGTTCGTGCCCATCGTCTCCGCGCAGGAGGCAACTCCGGATGTGGCGCCGGTCGCCGTCGAGGACCTGGAGCTTTCCGGTATCAAGACCTACCTGACCGAGCATGTCGACGCCGTGGTTGCCGGCAATGCGATTCTGCTGGAAATGGCGCAGAGGTACTACGAACTAGCCGAGGCCAGCAACTTCGACTACCAGGCCATGTGGGACCAATCTGGCAGCGCGCTTGCGGCCGATATCGAGCAGGCGCGGGAAGTCTGGATCACCCAATCGAGCGGCAACTATGAACTCTCGGAAGGGATCGTTGCCGGAGTCCCGTCGCTGACGTATTACGACCTCTTGCTCGATGCCGGTCCGAGCGGGGAAGAAGACCCCGCCAACGCGCTCGACAACGAAGTCACCCTGCCCGACGGCACGGTGCTCTCCCGGCCCGGCAGCTTCTACCATCACCTGACCGAGCCGGCCCTGTGGGGCACCGATCCCGAGCATGTCGGGCTCGCGGTCGATTTCGATGGCAATGGCACGATCGAAATCGGCGAAGCGTTGCCGGACGCGAACTTCCTGCTCGGCACCATGCAGGGTCTCAACCAGGCGGGGCTCGACCTGCAAGCAGCCGTCTCCGAGTGGACCCCGAACCCGCAGGACGCGTTCACCGCGCTGCTCACCATGGTTCCGACCATGAATGGCTATTTCGATGACTGGAAGAACTCGCCGTTCATCCTGGGGCAGGACTCCACCGCCGAATCTTTCGTCGCGGTCAGCCGTCTGGTGGACGTCGCGGGAATCCTGAACGGTCTGCTCGTCACGTACGACAATGTGAAGCCGGCGGTGGTGACCGTGAATCCTGAGCTGGCCGCGCAGATCGACACCGGTCTCGACGAGATGATGGCATTCGTCACCGATATCCATGCGCAGGAAGACTCCGGCACGCGCTTCACGCCAGAGCAGGCCGATATCTTCGCAGGACAGATCGAAGAGATGTCCGCCGCGGTTGCCGGTCAGGTCACCCAGGCAATGGCGTTGCTCGGCATCGAGCCAGCGAGCTGA
- a CDS encoding 3'-5' exonuclease, with product MPTSAQRRVRAEVTAWARQRVSDPGTVFLDTETTGLGAGAEIIDLAVVDVAGNVLIDTLIAPSAPVPPETTRVHGLVDADLAGAPSWIEIYPVVSELIRERPIVVYNAAFDRRMIAGCCAAAGFPDEERDWHCAMLHYARFAGVRSSDHRNRYRFHKLSDALASFDLPAGGHRARSDAMACRNLVVALAHIDVPAQSDPAFASSLLGPM from the coding sequence GTGCCGACCTCCGCTCAGCGCCGGGTCCGTGCCGAGGTGACTGCCTGGGCGCGACAGCGCGTATCCGATCCCGGCACTGTCTTTCTCGATACGGAAACTACCGGACTCGGGGCTGGTGCAGAGATCATCGATCTGGCAGTGGTCGATGTGGCCGGCAATGTGCTGATCGACACGCTCATTGCGCCATCGGCGCCAGTGCCGCCGGAAACGACGCGCGTGCATGGGTTGGTCGATGCCGACCTGGCCGGCGCCCCGAGCTGGATCGAGATCTATCCAGTTGTCTCGGAGTTGATCCGGGAGCGGCCAATCGTGGTTTACAACGCCGCATTCGATCGGCGCATGATCGCCGGGTGCTGCGCTGCGGCCGGGTTTCCCGACGAGGAGCGCGATTGGCATTGCGCCATGTTGCACTATGCGCGCTTTGCCGGAGTGCGCTCAAGCGACCATCGGAATCGATACCGGTTCCACAAGCTTTCCGATGCGCTCGCCAGTTTCGACTTGCCTGCCGGTGGGCACCGGGCTCGGTCGGACGCCATGGCGTGCCGCAATCTGGTAGTGGCGCTGGCGCATATCGACGTTCCCGCCCAGAGCGATCCCGCTTTCGCCTCCTCGTTGCTCGGTCCAATGTGA